The sequence ACTGAATTCAAGACCCCTGTTCTGAATTTCACCATAGTTGGTATATACACTACTATATCCAGCCGAGGGACGTATGTTCATGTCTAATAATAAATCCTTTGAGGTTCTGATGAAATAATCTACGGTGATATTCAAGCTATTTTTTAAGAAACCAAGGTCGAGACCGATATTGGTTTGTTCGTTGGTTTCCCATTTCAAATTAGGATCCACCAATGGGATAGCATAACCGTTTGCGGTTTGAGCTTTGGAACCTAAACCAGCAACTCCATTCTGCTGATAATAATAGTAAGCAATCGTATTGGATGTCAATGCTGGTGTAGCTTTATCGCCTATATTACCCGGATTACCAGTCTGTCCCCAGCCTAAACGAAGTTTCAAGTTTGTAATTGTAGGAAAGTTTTTCATGAAACTTTCTTCTGAAATACGCCATGCTGCAGCTGCAGAAGGGAAAGTTCCCCATCTGTTAGAAGAACCAAAGTTTGAAGAACCATCACGACGAACTGTCCCGGTCAAAATATAGCGATCTCTGAACGAGTACATGGCACGGCCATAATAAGAAATACCTCTCGTTTCTGCATTATAGGCGCCACTTGCATTTTTTGTCGTAATATCGCTGGTCAAACTAATGTCTCGTATCGAAGCTGCAGGGAAATCTGTAGCAGAAACTGAGGTCCAGTCTCCGAAGCTCTTACTCAATGTGTTCCCAGCCATCAATGTTAAATTATGGAGACTATTTTTCCAGTTGTAGGTCATATAGTTTTCAATGGCAAGGTTATTGCTTTGAGAACCACTGATTGACAATTGATAACGGGCATCGTAATTAGCCAGATCAACCTTGGTTACGCCATCCGGCATATAGCGTTGCTTGTTCCCTGAAAAGTTCTGATAGTCGGAAGTCCATAAATTATAAGATGCTATTGATTTGAATGTCAAACCTTTCAACAATTTAACATTGGCATAAGCACTAACAAGGGTCTGATTCGTTTTGGTCAAACCGTTGTTTTCCATCTGCACGGCTACCATGTTGTCACTCGGACCACCATCATAAGATCCAACTGAACTTTGGATGGATGTTCCATAGGTTCCATTGGCATTTCTGACATTCGGACTTACATAAGTCCCACTGGGAGTAACATAATCCAATGTCGGACACATATAGGCCATATCACGGAGAGAGGACAGGTTACCATTGTTTCCGAAACCAGCATTACTACCGTGCGACTCTGTATGAACATAATTGATATCCCCACCTATTTCCAGGAATTTTCCCACCTTGGTAATAACATTTGCACGCGCTGTGAGTCGGTTCATGTTAGTATTGATAACGATACCATCGTTATTCAAATATCCTAAAGAAAAGTTAGACTGAGTTTTTTCCGAACCTCCGGAAGCAGAGAGATTATATTGCTGCTTTAATGACACACGAGTCATTTCTTTTTGCCAATCAATCGTTTTTCTCTTGCCGTCATAGTTTGTAGAGAAAATCTGATTGGCTAAGTTCGCTCCATCGTTAGCACGAGCTGCACGAACATCAAAAGCATATTGGTCAGCATCTCCTACTTTTAATTTACTACCTAAGGTTTGAATACCGTAATCTGCTGAGAAAGTAATACGTGTGGCACCAACAGAACCGTGTTTTGTAGTAACCATAATAACACCATTAGCACCGGCAGCACCATAAATTGCAGTTGCAGAAGCATCTTTCAACACTTCAATGCTTTCGATATCGCTCGGGTTAACGAAGTTTGCATTTGTCCCTACCTGAACACCATCAACTACATACAAAGGATTTGCATTACCTGTAATAGTGCCCACACCACGAATACGAATAGCGGCATTGGCGTCAGGAGCTCCATCCTGAGATGTAACCATTACACCGGCAGCTTCTCCTTGTAGTCCCTGCAAAATATTAGTAGGACTTTTTTTCATCATCACGTCCTTGCTTACCGAAGCAACAGACCCTGAGATATCACTCTTTTTTGCTGTACCGTAGCCAACAACAACAACTTCATCCAATTGCTTTTTATCTTCTAATAAAACAATCTTCAGATTCTGACTTTTTGAGTTAATTGCAACTTCCTGTTGCATCATCCCAATATACGAAACAATAAGAGTTTGATTTTGCTCTGAAACAGAAAGGGTGAATTGACCATTTACATCTGTCACAGTTCCTTGCGAGGTATTGCCTTTGACAATAACGGCGGCTCCAATCAAAGGCTCTTGTTTTGAGTCGGTAACGACACCTTTGATTACGTGTTTGTTTTGAGCATACGTGCATATGCTCACGGATAACATCATTAAAATCCAAATTCTTTTCAGGATCGATTTGGTTCTAAATTTTAGAAAGAAACCAATTGATGAAATCTCACAATTTTTCTTCATTGCATTAGAAATTAAATAGGTTAATAACTATACCACTTTAAGGTGCTGGTATTATAAACTGGTTCTACTTGCTTTTATAGCTTTAACTATCAAGCGAAAGCTACATCTTAACTGTCATTGTACATCATGTTTTTCAATTTAATCTTGGTTAACAACTCATGATAAATAATCATTCCTATACGCTATCTATCTTAATCATTCATGAATTTCACATTGTCATCAAAACAAAAAACTCAACCCCCGATTTATATGGTTCAATTTAAATACAGGAAAAATTGAATTAATGTAAAAGTTCATTGCCCCAAAATCACAATCATCAAAAAGTAAAAACAAAAACTAAACATTCAACATACATTTTTTTCATATGCAAGTTGCAAAAATGGCATTTTAAATTATATTAAACTTGCAAATTTGAATATTTATATTTCAAATTTGAATAAAAGCCCACATTGAGAATAACAAATGTTAAAGCAGCATAGTTATCACAGGTCGTTATTTTCAATCACTTAAGAACGACACACAATCCAATAACGACTAAATCCAATTAGATTTATACAAGAAGCTATGCATCTAAAATATCGGTAGGCGACTTTCCGAAATGTTTCTTAAAAACTGTGCTAAAATATCCGGCACTTGCAAATCCTGTAAGTTCACTTACTTCCGTAATTGAATATTTTCTGGACTTTAAAAGTTCTATAGCGTAGTTGAGCCTGATACTCTTAATAAATTCGTTCGGAGATTGATCGGTTAGCGTTTTTAATTTTTTATACAATAGCGAAGCACTCACATTCATTGCTGATGCAAATTCGTCTTTCCCAAATTCCGTTTTTTCAAGATTCGCCCGTACAACCGACAAAGCTTTTTTCACAAACTGATCATTATTCTTGTTTTCAAAAATCTGTTCTTCTCCTGCTTCTCCGTCAATCATTTTCAGGGTTTTCCCCCTAACATTTTCCCGATTTTGCACTATTGATTTTATACGTTGCAACAAAATGGGAACATCAAATGGTTTCGTCAGATAATCATCGGCACCTAAGCCTAAGCCGTGAAGTTGATCAGCTTGTTCTGATAGCGCGGTCAGTAGAATTACCGGGACATGAGATGTCTGAAATGTTGATTTAATTAACGAACATAACTCAAATCCATCCATATTCGGCATCATAATATCCGACACAACCAAGTCTGGAATATCTTTTTGAATTATTTCCCAAGCAATCTGACCATTCTCAGCTGCTTGTACTTCAAATTCATTTCCAAGGGTAAAAAGAAGAAAGTTTCTTAGATCGATATTGTCTTCCACTACAAGTAACTTCATTCTCTTGTGGCTGTCGTCCGGAAGCTGATCTGCAATTGGCAAATCGGAATGTTCTATAGAAAAATCGTTTTCTTGTTGGCTTGTCGTTAATTTAATTACCTGACTGCAAGGTTCAACGTCTTTGTATGGAATGACGATTTTAAAGCAAGATCCAACGTTTTCCTTACTAGAACAACTTATTTCACCGCCATGTAACAAAACATAGTTTTTAGCAATCATTAATCCGATTCCCGATCCAATGACTTTGGCATTAACCGCATTGTCTCCTCGGTAAAATTCATTAAACAGACTCTGCTGCGCTTTCTCACTAATACCAATTCCCTGATCGATAACTTCTAACGACCAGTTCTCCGGGGTACAATTTAGATTCAGGGTTACACGGCTTTTAGGATGCGAGTATTTAATCGCATTTGAAATCAGATTCCCAAGCACCTTTTCCATCATAGTTTCATCAACTCCTGAATTATACGCCGGTACATTTGTGTTGAATATAAGTTCAATGTTTTTTGATTGAGCATACGATTCAAACATCATTTTCTGGAGTTGAATCATATTCACAATATCAACATCGCAAAGTGAGAGATGCTCTTTACCGACATCAAGTTTTTGGAAATCCATTATTTGAGTAACAACTTTGGATAACCGCTTAGATTGTTCCGAAGCTAATCGAAGATAATATTTCCCGGCCTCCGAAATCGCAACATCTTTATTCAGCTCTTCAATAGGCGCTTTTATCAAAGTAAGTGCAGTACGGATCTCATGAGCTGTATTAGCAAAAAATTGAACCTTCTTTTCTATGTGTAATTTTTTAATATGTTCGAGATAGTATCTTGATAAGACATATATTACACCTGCCACTATCAAAAGCATGAGCATCACAAACCACCATCTTGCCCACACAGGAGGTACAATACGAATGTTTATCGATCGTTCTGTAATGACGTGATCCATTGAATTGTCATACAATCGAATCTTCAGAACATAGCTTCCACTAGGGAGGTTTGTATAGGTTATTATTTTTTGGCTATTAGGCTGACTCCAGGTTTTATCAAAACCCTCCAACAGATATGAATATTTGGAATCCGAAATATTTTGCCCCAAAGCTAACAATTCAAGTGAAAATGTATTCTGACTATAGTTTAACTTGATTTCGGTCAAACTATCCAAAGGATACTTCAATTTAAAGTTCGGATTATCCTTTATCGAAACCCCTGAAATGGTAAGGTCTTGCAAATATAAGCCAGCTTTTGATACGACATTTCTAATAGCAGCAGGGCTAAACATCACAGCTCCATTATTAGTCCCCCAAATCAAGCTTCCGTTCCTGAGCTGACACTGTGCATTAATATTATAAGCAGCCCTACTTAAGGACAAATGAGACGAATAGGTGGTTACACTATAATTTTTAGGATTAAACTTACAGAGTCCCGTTTCTGTTCCTATCCAAAAACAATCGCCAATTTTCATTATACCATTAATGAAATTAGATGGCAGACCCGACGCTGTGGTAATTTTCTCAATTTTCTTGGTCGCCAAATTGAATCTTATCAAGCCATCACCCCGAGTTGCTACCCAAGTCTCTCCGTTTGAGATTGTCATCCCCTGTGCTAAGAATCCCTGTTTTAAGATCGTTTCAACTCCCGTTTTTTTATCCAAAGAACATAATCCGTAGGAACAAGCCAACAACATCGTACCTCGCTTATATTCAACAAACGCAGACACTGGTTGTTCCTGATAAATGCGAAAACGATTTTCTTTTACAATATAACAGGCAATATTTCCTCCTGATCCTCCGATCCAAAGATCTCCATCAGAATCCTTATAAATATCATGAATAAAATTATTGACAAATGGAGATTTACCTGTATTTTGACCGTAATGAGCTATTTCTCGTCCCGAGGTTCCGTCCAAAACATAAACACCTGAAGCATATGTCCCTGCCCAAATGTTTCCTTTATTATCCTCGCATAACGCCAGAAAAACCTGTGCTTGTTTTCTCTCGTTATGATAAAAGGTTGCCCAACGATTAGAACGAACATCCCACTTCGAAATTCCATTGTTGGTAGCGAACCAAATATTACCTCTTGAATCTTCTATTATTTTGTTGATGAAATTATTACAAAGAGAATTTGCGTTATTCACCAAATGTGATACTTGGGTGACAAGCGACGGTCTTTGATCAAAAAACGAAATTCCGCCACTATATGTTGCTGTCCAAATCCGATTATTGCGATCACAAAAAATATCGTAGACTCCATCCCCATGAAGAGAGAATGCATTATCAATATCCTCCTTGTAAATATCTATTATTCGATTTGCTTTTTTTCGGTCTATTTTCCAGATCCCTTGCCCATCGACACCCACAAGCAAAGTGGAATCCGAATTGGCGGTGATCGCCAAAACCGGTTGGTGCGGAAACACATTGGCATTAAACTGAGAAAGTATACGTTTATTAAAGTCATATTCGTATAAACCACTTGACACAGTTCCAATCCAGAGTTTATTTTGGTTCTTATCAAAATATAATTTCGACAAAGCATTCGGATTACCCAACTTCACTAAAGGCATATCTGTGCCTGTTTCTGTATCTAATAATCTTACATTATCGAAATACCCAACAATCAGATGTCGTTTATCATGCCACGCAAATCCTCTTATCTCAACTCGCTGCCTCCCAATTAAAGAAATTTTTTGTTTGTAGTATCGGTAAAGCCCGCCAAATCTAGTTGCAATCCAAAATGCGCCTTTATCATCAGCCTGAATATCATTTACAACTAAAAATTTATCATTCAGCAATTTGCTAATATTGACAAATGGGATAAACTTATCCTTCACCGCATTATAATAGAACATTTGCCCGTCATTTGCACAAACGTAAAGAACATTGTTTGAATAGAGCAATCTTGACGAAATAAATGCAATATCATATGGTAATTTATATAGCCGACAATCATTCTCCGTCAGTCTCAATATTCCTGTTTTAGCAGAAGCCCAAACAAATCCATTCTTATCGCTGCAAATGGAATAGGCTTCTCTCACAGAAATGTCGTAGATGGAATTAACGCTATAAAATTTTGTATCCGCAGCTGATACAGTGCCGAAAAATATGGTTACAAATAAAAAAATATATCTGAATCTCATTGACTAGAATTTCTTATATTCGTTCAGTTCTAAAAGAATCAATGCAACACTAATTAAATATTTAAATTAGCATGTGTTTCCCTATAGCAAAAGCAAAGATATATAATTCGAAAGACAATATCCTGAAAAAATGTTCATAAAATTCGCACACAGACTTCTAAAAATAGATATTCTACTATCCAATTATTAAAATTAAAACAGAAAGACACACGCTACTATATCGATTAATAGGGAATTTTATCAAATATATAAATTTAGATTCACACAATAAGCACCACTTTACAAACACATCTTTTATGGTAGTTAATTTTTCATAATACAACATCAGAAATAAAGCCATTTCTATTTTATAACAAACCTCAAAACACCGTCCTAAAACTTAAAAAATATATCATATTTAACTTTTCCAACAGACAAAAAAAAAGAAGATACCCCAAAAGATATCCTC comes from Paludibacter jiangxiensis and encodes:
- a CDS encoding SusC/RagA family TonB-linked outer membrane protein; translated protein: MMLSVSICTYAQNKHVIKGVVTDSKQEPLIGAAVIVKGNTSQGTVTDVNGQFTLSVSEQNQTLIVSYIGMMQQEVAINSKSQNLKIVLLEDKKQLDEVVVVGYGTAKKSDISGSVASVSKDVMMKKSPTNILQGLQGEAAGVMVTSQDGAPDANAAIRIRGVGTITGNANPLYVVDGVQVGTNANFVNPSDIESIEVLKDASATAIYGAAGANGVIMVTTKHGSVGATRITFSADYGIQTLGSKLKVGDADQYAFDVRAARANDGANLANQIFSTNYDGKRKTIDWQKEMTRVSLKQQYNLSASGGSEKTQSNFSLGYLNNDGIVINTNMNRLTARANVITKVGKFLEIGGDINYVHTESHGSNAGFGNNGNLSSLRDMAYMCPTLDYVTPSGTYVSPNVRNANGTYGTSIQSSVGSYDGGPSDNMVAVQMENNGLTKTNQTLVSAYANVKLLKGLTFKSIASYNLWTSDYQNFSGNKQRYMPDGVTKVDLANYDARYQLSISGSQSNNLAIENYMTYNWKNSLHNLTLMAGNTLSKSFGDWTSVSATDFPAASIRDISLTSDITTKNASGAYNAETRGISYYGRAMYSFRDRYILTGTVRRDGSSNFGSSNRWGTFPSAAAAWRISEESFMKNFPTITNLKLRLGWGQTGNPGNIGDKATPALTSNTIAYYYYQQNGVAGLGSKAQTANGYAIPLVDPNLKWETNEQTNIGLDLGFLKNSLNITVDYFIRTSKDLLLDMNIRPSAGYSSVYTNYGEIQNRGLEFSANYKKQLNKDWSIGATLTGSTLKNKIVNIGADILNDNEGTTNDGSNVGAVAAASGVHWDGHSICRNGYAVGSYYGYQVEGIFQSKAEVDAANAAAKAKGHSQYQNANTGAGDFKYKDLNGDGFIDSNDMTILGNGFPKVNFGLTLNASYKNFDVSIYSYGVLGQKINSYSAMTLSSLYPGDNGTMPNILKSSSAQMWTPQNHSTTLPKMTILDYNYNMRASSAWIKNGDFLKINTLQIGYNFSKNLLRPLSIESARINFSIQNLFCISSYNKYGDPECGQGSVLYTGLDTGRYPNPRTYSVGLNVQF
- a CDS encoding hybrid sensor histidine kinase/response regulator transcription factor, with protein sequence MRFRYIFLFVTIFFGTVSAADTKFYSVNSIYDISVREAYSICSDKNGFVWASAKTGILRLTENDCRLYKLPYDIAFISSRLLYSNNVLYVCANDGQMFYYNAVKDKFIPFVNISKLLNDKFLVVNDIQADDKGAFWIATRFGGLYRYYKQKISLIGRQRVEIRGFAWHDKRHLIVGYFDNVRLLDTETGTDMPLVKLGNPNALSKLYFDKNQNKLWIGTVSSGLYEYDFNKRILSQFNANVFPHQPVLAITANSDSTLLVGVDGQGIWKIDRKKANRIIDIYKEDIDNAFSLHGDGVYDIFCDRNNRIWTATYSGGISFFDQRPSLVTQVSHLVNNANSLCNNFINKIIEDSRGNIWFATNNGISKWDVRSNRWATFYHNERKQAQVFLALCEDNKGNIWAGTYASGVYVLDGTSGREIAHYGQNTGKSPFVNNFIHDIYKDSDGDLWIGGSGGNIACYIVKENRFRIYQEQPVSAFVEYKRGTMLLACSYGLCSLDKKTGVETILKQGFLAQGMTISNGETWVATRGDGLIRFNLATKKIEKITTASGLPSNFINGIMKIGDCFWIGTETGLCKFNPKNYSVTTYSSHLSLSRAAYNINAQCQLRNGSLIWGTNNGAVMFSPAAIRNVVSKAGLYLQDLTISGVSIKDNPNFKLKYPLDSLTEIKLNYSQNTFSLELLALGQNISDSKYSYLLEGFDKTWSQPNSQKIITYTNLPSGSYVLKIRLYDNSMDHVITERSINIRIVPPVWARWWFVMLMLLIVAGVIYVLSRYYLEHIKKLHIEKKVQFFANTAHEIRTALTLIKAPIEELNKDVAISEAGKYYLRLASEQSKRLSKVVTQIMDFQKLDVGKEHLSLCDVDIVNMIQLQKMMFESYAQSKNIELIFNTNVPAYNSGVDETMMEKVLGNLISNAIKYSHPKSRVTLNLNCTPENWSLEVIDQGIGISEKAQQSLFNEFYRGDNAVNAKVIGSGIGLMIAKNYVLLHGGEISCSSKENVGSCFKIVIPYKDVEPCSQVIKLTTSQQENDFSIEHSDLPIADQLPDDSHKRMKLLVVEDNIDLRNFLLFTLGNEFEVQAAENGQIAWEIIQKDIPDLVVSDIMMPNMDGFELCSLIKSTFQTSHVPVILLTALSEQADQLHGLGLGADDYLTKPFDVPILLQRIKSIVQNRENVRGKTLKMIDGEAGEEQIFENKNNDQFVKKALSVVRANLEKTEFGKDEFASAMNVSASLLYKKLKTLTDQSPNEFIKSIRLNYAIELLKSRKYSITEVSELTGFASAGYFSTVFKKHFGKSPTDILDA